A section of the Triticum dicoccoides isolate Atlit2015 ecotype Zavitan chromosome 7A, WEW_v2.0, whole genome shotgun sequence genome encodes:
- the LOC119334192 gene encoding G-type lectin S-receptor-like serine/threonine-protein kinase At2g19130, whose translation MPPFLIVFTLLSCIHTPANSAATDTILAGQSLAVNDKLISGNGRYALGFFQTEGTTNWYLGIWFNAVPKFTPAWVGNRDNPVKNTTSVELTISHDGNLVILNRSTMSIIWSTQANISRNSTTARLLSTGNLVLTDSSNLSEFLWQSFDHPTDTFFPGAKHGWDKATGLNRRFVSWKSLTDPATGVYYYEVDPAAVDQIVLVALNSSIPYWSSGAWNGKYFSGIPEMAARHSISAKFVHSDKEKYWTYKLVPQYMDPNMLTRHVIDISGQMKTFIWMKRTPDWVMINAQPRDQCDVDAICGPFTICNDNNFPQCNCMEGFTITSPKDWDLEDRAGGCSRKTKLDCISNRGTTHTTDKFYSMPCVKLPKDAPEVDAAASASECAQVCLNNCSCTAYSFGDNGCSMWHNKLLNIRALPCSGTANSNGETLYLRLSAKDVQSLKNNRRGIVIGIVTGTGVFVLGLFALILLIMIQRNKKKNSGQILSDSQVCTGIIAFGYNDLQRATNKFTDKLGVGGFGSVFKGFIKGSNAVAVKMLDGAYQGEKQFRAEVSTIGVVQHINLVKLVGFCCDGSKRLLVYEYMSNHSLDVHLFRSNSTMLNWTARYQIGLGVARGLAYLHDSCRDCIIHCDIKPENILLDSSLLPKIADFGMAKLIGRDYSRVLTTMRGTTGYLAPEWISVVPITPKVDVYSYGMVLLEIISGRRNSCASCPSGGNVDVYFPVYASHKLLKGDIKGLVDHKLDGDIKLDEVELACKVACWCIQDDELDRPTMGQVVQFLEGLVEITMPPVPRLLQAMAGSAHQKCSFFVSGELVVLRSPSDIGDQVKLALNHLSRISVPRMPPPEEIDPVRHPLDVGDHRLDAAKRQTWLGTFDAMAPWRRRSGPPKVH comes from the exons ATGCCGCCCTTCCTAATTGTTTTCACCCTGCTCTCCTGCATCCACACCCCAGCAAACTCTGCAGCGACGGACACCATCTTGGCCGGCCAATCACTTGCCGTCAACGACAAGCTCATCTCCGGCAATGGCAGGTACGCGCTCGGCTTCTTCCAGACCGAAGGCACCACCAACTGGTACCTTGGCATATGGTTCAACGCAGTCCCTAAATTCACTCCAGCATGGGTTGGAAATAGGGATAACCCAGTCAAGAACACGACCTCAGTTGAGCTCACCATTTCCCACGATGGCAACCTTGTCATCTTAAACCGGTCCACCATGTCCATAATCTGGTCCACACAAGCAAACATCTCCAGAAATAGCACCACTGCTAGGCTGCTGAGTACTGGAAATCTCGTACTCACAGACTCTTCAAACTTGTCAGAGTTTCTATGGCAAAGCTTTGATCACCCCACGGATACATTTTTTCCTGGGGCCAAGCATGGATGGGATAAGGCCACCGGCCTGAATCGCCGTTTTGTTTCTTGGAAAAGCTTGACTGACCCAGCTACCGGTGTCTATTATTATGAGGTAGACCCGGCCGCTGTTGACCAGATAGTGCTTGTAGCACTCAACTCATCCATACCCTATTGGTCCAGCGGTGCATGGAACGGCAAATATTTTTCTGGAATTCCAGAGATGGCTGCCCGCCACTCTATTAGTGCAAAATTTGTCCACAGTGACAAAGAGAAGTACTGGACATATAAATTAGTGCctcaatatatggatccaaatatgCTTACTCGTCATGTAATTGACATCTCGGGTCAAATGAAGACATTCATTTGGATGAAGCGCACACCAGATTGGGTAATGATCAATGCCCAACCAAGAGATCAGTGTGACGTTGATGCAATTTGTGGGCCTTTCACAATCTGCAATGATAATAATTTTCCACAATGCAATTGTATGGAGGGCTTCACAATAACATCCCCCAAGGACTGGGACCTAGAAGATCGAGCAGGTGGGTGCTCGAGGAAGACTAAGTTAGACTGCATTAGCAATAGAGGCACAACGCATACCACAGACAAGTTCTATTCTATGCCATGTGTTAAGTTGCCCAAGGATGCCCCAGAAGTAGATGCTGCTGCAAGTGCAAGTGAGTGCGCACAAGTTTGCCTGAATAATTGCTCTTGCACAGCCTACTCCTTTGGCGACAATGGATGTTCTATGTGGCATAATAAATTGCTCAACATAAGAGCACTACCATGTAGTGGCACTGCCAATTCTAACGGAGAAACTCTTTACCTCCGTCTTTCTGCTAAAGATGTACAAAGTTTGAAAAACAACAGAAGAGGAATTGTTATTGGAATTGTCACTGGTACAGGCGTTTTTGTTTTAGGCCTATTTGCACTTATCCTCTTAATAATGATCCAGAGAAACAAAAAGAAGAACTCTGGTCAGATACTGAGTGATTCTCAAGTTTGTACTGGAATCATTGCATTCGGATACAATGATCTACAACGGGCAACAAACAAATTCACAGATAAGTTGGGGGTAGGCGGTTTTGGTTCTGTATTCAAGGGGTTTATAAAGGGCTCCAATGCCGTAGCAGTGAAGATGCTCGATGGTGCTTATCAAGGAGAGAAGCAATTCAGAGCCGAAGTGAGCACAATCGGAGTTGTTCAACACATCAATTTGGTTAAGCTTGTTGGTTTCTGTTGTGATGGTTCCAAGAGGTTGCTTGTTTATGAATACATGTCAAATCACTCTCTTGATGTCCATCTATTTCGAAGCAATTCTACCATGTTGAATTGGACTGCTAGATATCAGATAGGCCTAGGAGTTGCAAGAGGGTTGGCCTACTTGCATGACAGCTGCCGAGACTGCATCATACATTGTGATATCAAGCCAGAAAACATACTTCTTGATTCTTCACTCCTTCCAAAAATTGCAGACTTTGGAATGGCAAAACTTATAGGAAGGGATTATAGCCGAGTATTGACAACAATGAGAGGAACTACAGGGTACCTTGCGCCTGAATGGATAAGCGTTGTTCCTATTACACCAAAAGTCGATGTTTATAGCTACGGGATGGTGTTGCTGGAAATAATATCTGGAAGGAGGAACTCATGTGCATCATGTCCTAGTGGTGGCAATGTTGATGTTTATTTCCCTGTGTATGCCTCACATAAGCTTCTCAAAGGAGACATCAAGGGTTTGGTAGATCACAAGCTAGATGGCGACATCAAATTGGATGAGGTTGAACTGGCTTGCAAGGTTGCATGTTGGTGCATCCAGGATGATGAGCTTGATCGGCCAACAATGGGACAGGTAGTTCAATTTCTCGAAGGCCTGGTTGAGATCACAATGCCCCCGGTACCAAGATTGCTCCAAGCTATGGCCGGAAGCGCACATCAAAAATGCTCCT TTTTTGTATCAGGGGAACTAGTTGTGTTGCGAT CACCTAGCGACATCGGGGATCAAGTAAAGCTCGCGCTCAACCATCTGTCACGGATCTCGGTGCCACGGATGCCTCCACCAGAAGAAATTGACCCTGTTCGCCATCCACTGGATGTAGGTGACCACCGCCTGGACGCCGCGAAACGCCAGACATGGCTGGGCACCTTCGATGCGATGGCGCCGTGGCGTCGTAGGTCAGGTCCTCCAAAAGTGCATTGA